A region from the Cannabis sativa cultivar Pink pepper isolate KNU-18-1 chromosome 9, ASM2916894v1, whole genome shotgun sequence genome encodes:
- the LOC115721978 gene encoding uncharacterized protein LOC115721978 isoform X2 — MEGRQPWKPRLSFRIATVSLCFINVVLALFLLHGFLSSSSSPSKIPTSQLNSAQLRYIKECEEIRLAMQPFELIKRVKEIQQEAYAEPETVQQKDAKQTAAADLSKRLKDLRSINDANSLKALEEWRKRKMERARLRQLEKNGTLSS, encoded by the exons atggAGGGTCGGCAACCATGGAAACCAAGGTTGTCCTTCAGAATCGCCACCGTTTCTTTGTGCTTTATCAATGTGGTCTTAGCCCTCTTCTTGCTTCACGGcttcctctcttcttcttcttccccttCCAAAATTCCCACCTCTCAACTTAATTCAG CTCAACTCAGATACATCAAGGAATGCGAAGAGATTCGTCTTGCTATGCAGCCCTTTGAACTGATTAAAAGG GTAAAAGAAATTCAGCAAGAAGCATATGCAGAACCAGAAACTGTCCAACAAAAGGATGCAAAGCAAACTGCAGCAGCCGATCTCTCTAAAAGATTAAAGGATTTGCGCTCCATTAATGATGCAAATAGCTTGAAAG CTTTGGAAGAGTGGCGTAAACGGAAGATGGAACGGGCAAGGCTTCGTCAACTAGAGAAAAATGGAACATTATCCTC CTAA
- the LOC115721977 gene encoding histone-lysine N-methyltransferase family member SUVH9, with amino-acid sequence MMGSLLPFQDLNLLPESSSAAAAMAATTTAAAAVTSAATATTTTPNIPLKVPKLEPKHEPFEETLQNPYQQQQQQQTLQFLPQLRESTQEQPFFSSLPNSSPSLSPNPVSDSLQLTPYVPFTDQTLVAFSQNSGDESNVYSEFHRISELFKTAFSSNGDGDSQVFDPDSRAIVPFAEENNQVEVAPIVVSRKRVPPRSAELVRVTNLGIEDETYFRNVVRRTRMVFDSLRVLSTAEEVRKHGVGNARRLRGDLRASSLMRDRELWLNRDKRIVGSIPGVYVGDLFFFRMELCVVGLHGQVQAGIDYVPASQSSNGEPIATSVIVSGGYEDDEDAGDVVIYTGHGGQDKFNKQCAHQKLEGGNLALERSMHYGIEVRVIRGIKHPGSVASKVYVYDGLYRIMDCWFDVGKSGFGVYKYKLVRIDGQSEMGSTILRYAASLRAKPLTVRPAGYLSLDISAQKESLPVLLFNDIDTDQEPLFYDYLVRTVFPPFAYHQSGTGTGCECNGGCTDDCLCAMKNGGELAYDHNGILLRGKPLVFECGPFCRCPPQCRNRVTQNGMKSRLEVFRSRETGWGVRSLDLIQAGAFICEYTGVILTREQAHIVSMNGDSLVYPHRFSDRWAEWGELSQIYDDYVRPSYPAVPPLDFAIDVSKMRNVACYMTHSSTPNVMVQFVLYDHNNLMFPHLMLFAMENIPPLRELSLDYGVAEEVSPKLSICN; translated from the coding sequence ATGATGGGTTCTCTTCTTCCATTTCAAGATCTTAATCTTCTTCCTGAGAGTTCCTCCGCCGCGGCAGCCATGGCAGCCACCACTACCGCCGCCGCCGCCGTCACCTCCGCTGCTACTGCTACTACTACTACTCCAAACATCCCTTTGAAAGTTCCTAAACTCGAACCTAAGCACGAACCGTTCGAAGAAACGTTACAGAATCCttaccaacaacaacaacaacaacaaacctTGCAATTTCTTCCTCAACTACGAGAAAGTACTCAAGAACAACCGTTCTTCTCTTCTTTACCTAATTCATCTCCATCTTTATCTCCAAATCCAGTATCTGATTCTCTTCAGCTAACCCCTTACGTACCTTTTACTGACCAAACCCTTGTTGCGTTTTCGCAAAACTCGGGTGACGAGAGCAATGTGTATTCGGAGTTTCATCGGATTTCGGAGCTTTTTAAAACTGCTTTTTCTTCTAATGGTGATGGGGATAGTCAGGTGTTTGATCCCGATTCGCGAGCGATTGTTCCGTTTGCTGAAGAAAACAACCAGGTTGAGGTCGCACCTATTGTTGTTTCGAGGAAGAGGGTTCCTCCTCGGTCTGCTGAGCTTGTGAGGGTTACGAATTTGGGAATCGAAGATGAGACTTATTTTCGTAACGTTGTGAGGCGTACGAGGATGGTATTCGATTCGCTTCGGGTTCTTTCTACGGCGGAGGAGGTAAGGAAACACGGTGTGGGGAATGCGAGACGATTGCGTGGTGATTTGAGGGCTTCTTCGTTGATGAGAGATCGAGAGTTGTGGCTTAATCGAGATAAGAGAATTGTGGGTTCAATTCCTGGGGTTTATGTTGgtgatttgtttttctttcgTATGGAGCTTTGTGTGGTTGGGTTACATGGTCAGGTCCAGGCCGGAATCGATTATGTTCCGGCTAGTCAGAGTTCCAACGGTGAGCCAATTGCGACAAGTGTCATTGTCTCTGGTGGGTATGAAGATGACGAGGACGCTGGAGATGTGGTAATCTATACTGGTCATGGTGGACAGGACAAGTTCAATAAGCAATGCGCTCATCAGAAGCTTGAAGGTGGTAATCTTGCACTTGAAAGGAGTATGCATTATGGGATTGAAGTGAGGGTTATCAGAGGAATCAAACACCCAGGTAGTGTTGCTAGCAAAGTATATGTATATGATGGTTTGTATCGAATTATGGATTGTTGGTTTGATGTGGGCAAGTCTGGTTTTGGGGTTTATAAGTATAAGCTTGTTAGAAttgatggtcaatctgaaatgGGTAGCACCATTCTTAGGTATGCAGCATCTCTAAGAGCTAAGCCCTTGACAGTGAGGCCGGCTGGCTACCTTAGTTTAGATATCTCGGCGCAAAAGGAGAGCCTTCCAGTTTTGCTTTTTAATGATATTGACACTGATCAGGAACCATTGTTTTATGACTATCTTGTGAGAACTGTGTTTCCGCCATTTGCTTATCATCAATCTGGGACTGGTACTGGATGTGAATGCAATGGGGGTTGTACTGATGATTGCTTGTGTGCTATGAAGAATGGAGGTGAGCTTGCTTATGATCATAATGGGATTCTCTTGAGAGGCAAGCCTTTAGTTTTCGAATGTGGGCCATTCTGTCGCTGTCCCCCACAGTGCCGGAATCGGGTTACACAGAATGGGATGAAAAGTAGACTGGAAGTGTTTAGATCAAGGGAAACAGGTTGGGGAGTAAGGTCTTTGGACTTGATACAGGCTGGTGCGTTTATATGTGAGTATACAGGGGTTATTCTCACGAGGGAACAAGCCCATATTGTTTCAATGAATGGTGATAGCTTAGTTTATCCTCATCGGTTTTCTGATAGATGGGCAGAATGGGGAGAATTGTCTCAAATATATGATGATTATGTAAGGCCATCGTACCCGGCAGTGCCACCGTTGGATTTTGCAATAGATGTATCAAAGATGAGGAATGTTGCATGTTATATGACCCACAGTTCAACTCCTAATGTAATGGTACAGTTTGTGCTTTATGACCACAATAACTTAATGTTTCCACATCTGATGTTGTTTGCAATGGAAAACATCCCTCCTCTGAGGGAGCTCAGCCTCGACTATGGAGTGGCTGAGGAAGTGTCACCGAAGCTTTCTATCTGTAACTGA
- the LOC115721978 gene encoding uncharacterized protein LOC115721978 isoform X1, translating to MEGRQPWKPRLSFRIATVSLCFINVVLALFLLHGFLSSSSSPSKIPTSQLNSAQLRYIKECEEIRLAMQPFELIKRVKEIQQEAYAEPETVQQKDAKQTAAADLSKRLKDLRSINDANSLKALEEWRKRKMERARLRQLEKNGTLSS from the exons atggAGGGTCGGCAACCATGGAAACCAAGGTTGTCCTTCAGAATCGCCACCGTTTCTTTGTGCTTTATCAATGTGGTCTTAGCCCTCTTCTTGCTTCACGGcttcctctcttcttcttcttccccttCCAAAATTCCCACCTCTCAACTTAATTCAG CTCAACTCAGATACATCAAGGAATGCGAAGAGATTCGTCTTGCTATGCAGCCCTTTGAACTGATTAAAAGG GTAAAAGAAATTCAGCAAGAAGCATATGCAGAACCAGAAACTGTCCAACAAAAGGATGCAAAGCAAACTGCAGCAGCCGATCTCTCTAAAAGATTAAAGGATTTGCGCTCCATTAATGATGCAAATAGCTTGAAAG CTTTGGAAGAGTGGCGTAAACGGAAGATGGAACGGGCAAGGCTTCGTCAACTAGAGAAAAATGGAACATTATCCTCTTAA